The nucleotide sequence AGGAGTGCCTAATGCCAGCCCAATTCACCAATTGTGGCTCCCTTGTGGCTCCTGAATTCTAGATACAGCACTGTGCTAGCCTATCAGGATAAAATCCATGACTAGATTGCTGCGATTATATTTTAGGGATCAGCTGTAAAAAAGTGATAAAGGTTCCTCCCTTAGATGGGCGACAGTGTTCACCCAGGAAGTCTCTAATCAGTCTTTACCAGATTATTCTGGATGCGATCCGGATAATTATAGGCAAATCTGTAGTTTTTTTAGTATCTACACGGTGGGTAAATTTCAAAAATTAGAAAATTCCTTGTTATGAGTCGGTTTCACCTGTTTATCCAGCTACCGAATTTATCGGTAAACTCTACACGGTAGTAACATCCATTACACATTATCCCTACGAAGTCAGCGAGGCTGCATGAGCAACGGGAAGATTCCAAAACAGCATATTAGTAGGGGCGGGTTCCCAGAAACCCAGTCTTTGAAGCCAGAAGCGCTAATTCCTTCTAACCTGCCCGTAAGACTGTCTATCATTACCCAATATTATCCGCCAGACTACGCAGCGACGGGGCAGCTGATTGAAGAACTAGCAGTTAACTTGGGTTCCTTAGGTTTGCCAGTGCAAATCTTTACCGGACAGCCAGGGTACGCCTTCCGAAAGCAAACGGCACCACCAATTGAGCGATCGGAGCGACTTTTAGTTAAGCGATCGCGCACTGCTCGGATCTGGCCCCAGCGAATTCGCGGTAAAGCCGTCAATGGACTCTTATTCTGCCTGCGATCCGGACTCCACCTGATAAAAACTGGCAGTCGCGGCGATATTTTGCTCCTCACCACAGCCCCCCCTTTCTTGCCAATTCTCGGCTACTTAGCTAACTTATGCTTTGGTTTACCCTACGTTTGTCTCCTCTACGACCTATATCCCGATGTTGCTGTCGAACTCAATGTCGTTCCTGCCCAAAACCTATTAGTTCGATTTTGGAATTTTCTCAACAGTTGTGTTTGGAAAAATGCTAAAAGAATTATTGTCCTCAGCCCTTCAATGAAAGAGCGAGTAGTCGCCAAATGCCCAGAAGTTACTAATAAGATTTCCGTAATCCATAACTGGGCAGATCCAGGCTGGATTGTACCCATTGCCAAGCAAGATAATTGGTTCGCCCAAGAATTTAATCTAGTTGACACTTTCACCGTCCTCTACTCCGGTAACATGGGGCGCTGTCACGACATGGAGACAATTTTAGAAGCAGCTAGCCTGCTGGAAAATGAACCCATTCAGTTTGTTTTCATTGGCAACGGTGCCAAGCGCCAAACTTGCATCAATAAAATCAGCACCCTCGGCTTAAGCAATTGTCGCTTCTTGCCATACCAAAGCAAGCAGAATTTACCCTACTCCCTCACAGCTTGCGACTTATCCTTAGTCAGCATTAGCGCAGGCATGGAAGGATTAGTTGTCCCCAGTAAGTTCTACGCCGCTTTAGCAGCCGGGCGTCCCATTGCTGTAATTAGCGAACAACACTCCTATCTCCGCCAGTTGATGACTGAAGCTAATTGTGGTGCTGCCTTCAACAATGGGGATGCTAGTGGTCTAGCTAAGTTTATTCGTTGTTTAGCAACTTCCCCGCAATTGCAGACTCGGATGGGACAGGCTGGGCGTCAATATCTGGAGTCAAACTTTACCCCTGAGATTATTGCCCAGCA is from Funiculus sociatus GB2-C1 and encodes:
- a CDS encoding glycosyltransferase family 4 protein, translating into MSNGKIPKQHISRGGFPETQSLKPEALIPSNLPVRLSIITQYYPPDYAATGQLIEELAVNLGSLGLPVQIFTGQPGYAFRKQTAPPIERSERLLVKRSRTARIWPQRIRGKAVNGLLFCLRSGLHLIKTGSRGDILLLTTAPPFLPILGYLANLCFGLPYVCLLYDLYPDVAVELNVVPAQNLLVRFWNFLNSCVWKNAKRIIVLSPSMKERVVAKCPEVTNKISVIHNWADPGWIVPIAKQDNWFAQEFNLVDTFTVLYSGNMGRCHDMETILEAASLLENEPIQFVFIGNGAKRQTCINKISTLGLSNCRFLPYQSKQNLPYSLTACDLSLVSISAGMEGLVVPSKFYAALAAGRPIAVISEQHSYLRQLMTEANCGAAFNNGDASGLAKFIRCLATSPQLQTRMGQAGRQYLESNFTPEIIAQQYSKILQEAVKEPMEPLSSPSFKWLRRYNSSRFVKNQSGGVVKVSKHHQD